The genome window GGGGCGCCGGAGGGGGTGATCCTCGGCGCCGTGCCGGACCCGCGGTACCGGGTGCGGTGCACCGCGCTCGAGCCGGGTGACCTGCTGCTGATGTTCACCGACGGGCTGGTGGAGCGGCGCACCCGCGACATCGGCGCCGGGATGGGGCTCGCGGTCAAGGCGGCCCGTGCCGTGGCCGGCCAGCCCGACCTCGACGCCGGGCTCGACATGTTGATCGACGCGCTGGGCGGGCCGAACCCCGAGGACGACGCCTGCCTGCTCGCCCTCCAGGTCGTGGACTGCGCCGAGCGGGGTGAACCGGCCCGCTATGCGGCGTGACCCCGGGGCGCCGCAGCAGAATGAACGGGTGCTGATGCTCCTGGACACCCCGTCCCTGTACTTCCGGGCCTTCCACGGGGTCCCCGAGTCGGTGACCGCCCCGGACGGCACGCCGGTCAACGCGGTGCGCGGGCTGATCGACATGATCACCACCCTGGTACGGCGGCGCTCCCCGGCCGGGATCGCCGCGTGCATGGACGCCGACTGGCGCCCGGCGTTCCGGGTGGCCGTGCTCCCCGCGTACAAGGCGCACCGGGTCGCCGCGGACGGCGTCACCGAGCAGGTGCCGGAGGCGCTCACCGCGCAGCTCCCCGTCATCGAGCAGGTCCTGGACGCGGTCGGCATCGCCCGCATCGGCGTGCCCGGCTACGAGGCGGACGACGTGATCGGGACCCTCGCGGCCCGGGCCACCGGCGCCGTGGAGATCGTCACGGGGGATCGCGACCTGTTCCAGCTCGTCGACGACGCCAAGCCCTGCCGCGTCCTCTACACGGCGCGGGGCGTTCGCGCGCTCCAGGTGGTCGACGAGGCGTTCATCACCGCGCGGTACGGCATCCCCGGCCGGTCGTACGCGGACTTCGCGCTGCTCCGCGGCGACCCGAGCGACGGCCTCCCGGGGGTGCCGGGGATCGGTGAGCGGACCGCGGCCGCGCTGATCAGCACGTTCGGCACGCTCTCCGCCCTGCGCGCCGCGCTCGACGAGGGCGAGCCCGGCGCGATCCCCGCGGCCGCGCGCGCCAAGCTGCTCGCCGCCCGCGAGTACCTGGACGCCGCCGAGGTGGTCGTGCGGGTGGCGGCCGACGCGCCCGTCCCTGACACCGATCTCACCCTGCCGCGCGCGCCCCGTGACCCGGAGCTGCTGGTCACCCTGTCCGAGCGGTACGGCCTCGACGGCCCGCTGGGGCGGCTGCTCGACGCGCTCGGCGCCGGCTGAGCCGGTACGGCCGGCCCGCCCGGGACGGGCCGGCTCAGCACGCCGATCAGCCCACCGAGGCGTAGGCGACGACGCCGCGGCGCATGGCGTCCATCGCCTTGATCGCGTTCTGGCGCACGGTCCCGCCCTCGGGCGCCACCTCCTTGAGCTGGTCGAGCAGGTCGAGGATCTGCTTCACCCAGCGGACGAAGTCGCCCGCGGCGAGGTCGGTCTCGGTGAGCACGTCCTCCAGGCCGCACCCCTTCGCCCACCGGTACGCCGCCCAGACGAAGCCCAGGTCGGGCTCCCTGGTGAACGACAGCCCGTGCTCCTGCTCGATCTCCTCGAGCTCACCCCACAGCCGGGTCATCTCGGCGAGCGCGTCCCGGACCGGGCCGGCGGGGAGCCTCGGGCGGCGGCCGTCGTCCGGCTGCCGTGACTCGTACACCAGCGAGGAGACGCACGCGGCGAGCTCGGCCGGGTCGAGCCGCTCCCAGATCCCGGCCCGCAGGCACTCGGCGGTGAGCAGGTCGAGCTCGGTGTAGAGCTTGGCGAGCCGCCACCCCTCGGAGGTGACCGTCTCGCCCTCCAGGTAGCCGAGCCGCTCCAGCACGCCGCAGACCCGGTCGAAGGTCCGCGCGATGACGTGGGAGCGCCCCTCGATGCGGCGGCGCAGGGCCTCGGTCTCCCGGAGCAGCTTGTAATACCGTTCGGCCCACCGGGCGTGGTCCTCGCGCTCGGAGCAGCCGTGGCACGGGTGACGGCGCAGCTCCCGGCGGAGCCGGGTGATCTCCTCGTCCTCGGCCGCGTGGTCCCGCACCCGGGGCGGCTTGCCGAGGTCCCGGCCGCCGATCTTGGCGCGCAGGCTGGAGACGAGGTCGGCCCGGTCCTTCGCCGATCGGGCGTTGAAGTTCTTCGGGATCCGCACCCGCTCCACCGGCTCGACCGGCACGGCGAAGTCGGTCGGGGTCAGCCGCTTCACCTGCTTGTTGATGGTGAGGACGAGCGGGTTCGGCCCGCCCCCGCGGCCGTTGAACCCCGGATCGAGCACGACCGCCACCCCGGCCCGGCGCCCGCCGGGGACCCGGATCACGTCCCCGGGGCGCAGCGCCTCCAGGGAGCGGAGGGTCTGGGCGCGGCGGGCCATCCCCCGCTGCCGGGCCAGCTCGGCCTCCCGCTCCGACAGGCGCCGGCGGAACTCCGCGTACTCCTGGAAGTCCCCGAGGTGGCAGGTCATCGCCTGCCGGTACCCCTCGAGGGCCTCCTCGGCCTTGCGCAGCTGCCGGGCGAGGCCGACCACCGCCCGGTCGGCCTGGAACTGGGCGAAGGAGTCCTCCAGGAGGAGCCGGGCGCGCTCCCGGCCGACCTGCCCGACGAGGTTGACCGCCATGTTGTACGACGGCTGGAAGCTGGACCGCAGCGGGTAGGTGCGGGTGCCGGCCAGCCGGGCGACGCCGATCGGGTCCATGCCCGGCTGCCAGATCACCACGGCGTGGCCCTCGACGTCGATGCCCCGCCGGCCCGCCCGGCCGATGAGCTGGGTGTACTCCCCCGGGGTGAGGTCGGCGTGGGTCTCGCCGTTCCACTTGTCGAGCTTCTCGATCACGACCGAGCGGGCCGGCATGTTGATCCCGAGCGCGAGCGTCTCGGTCGCGAAGACCGCCTTCACCAGGCCCTTGGTGAACAGCTCCTCGACGATCTCCTTGAACGTGGGCAGCATGCCCGCGTGGTGGGCCGCGATGCCCCGTTCGAGGCACTCCCGCCACTCCAGGTAGCCGAGGACGGCGAGGTCCTCCTCGGGCAGGAACGCGGTGCGCTCGTCGGCGATCCGCCGGATCTCCTCCCGCTCTTCGTCGGTGGTGAGGCGGATGCCCGCGTACCGGCACTGCATCACGGCCGCGTCGCAGCCCGCCCGGGAGAAGATGAACGTGATCGCGGGCAGGAGGCCCGCGGCGTCGAGCCTCTCGATCACCTCGGGCCGGCTCGGCGGCCGGAGCCGCCCCGGCCGGGCGTACCCGCGCTTGCCGCGGAGCTGGGCGCGCCGCGCCTCGTCCCGGGAGATCCGCAGCAGCGCGGGGTTGACCCGCTGGACGCCGTCGCGGCCGGTGACGAACAGGTCGTACAGGCGGTTGCCGACCAGCATGTGCTGCCAGAGCGGCACGGGGCGGTGCTCGTCGACGATCACCGTGGTGTCGCCCCGCACCTCGCCGAGCCACTCGCCGAACTCCTCGGCGTTGCTCACCGTGGCGGAGAGCGCGACCAGCCGGACCGACTCCGGCAGGTGGATGATCACCTCTTCCCAGACCGCGCCGCGGAACCGGTCCGCCAGGTAGTGGACCTCGTCCATGACCACGTACGCGAGGCCGGAGAGGGTGCTCGACCCGGCGTACAGCATGTTGCGGAGGACCTCGGTGGTCATGACCACCACGGGGGCCTCGCCGTTGATGCTGTTGTCCCCGGTGAGCAGGCCGACCTTGGCCGCGCCGTACCTGCGGACGAGGTCGTTGTACTTCTGGTTGGAGAGCGCCTTGATCGGCGTGGTGTAGAAGCACTTGCGGCCCTGCCGCAGGGCGAGGTGGACGGCGAACTCCCCGACCACCGTCTTGCCCGATCCCGTCGGCGCGGCGACCAGAACGCCGTCCCCCGCCTCCAAGGCCCGGCACGCGTCGAGCTGGAACTCGTCGAACTCGAAGTCGTACAGGCCCCGGAACGACATGAGGGCGGGCCCCAACTCGGCCTGCTGCTGACGGAAGGCGGCATAGCGTTCCGCAGGCGTGCTCATGGCCCCCACCCTACCGACAACCGGTCACCCCGGCGGTCGCGGCGATCACCCGGCCGCGGGGCCGGCGCGGCCCGTACGGCCCGGCACCGCCCGTCCGACCGGCGGGGATTCGTGGTCGGTGAGGGTTGGGTGGTGGAGGTGTGTTGTTGTGTTTGTGACTGTGTGGATTCGGTGATACCGGCCGACGCCTTTACAACGTAGATTCCTTCGGGACGATCACGCGGATCGCGGCCGGCTCCACCGCGCAGACCGCGGGAAGCGGACCCATGCGCTCCCCGTCGGCGTAGGCGACCACGTCGGGCGCCTCCACGGTGACCCGCGCGGCGCGCCGGATGGTGACCGCCGGGTGATCGACGTGGCTCCCCCGGTACACCCGGGGGAACGCCCGGAGGAACTCCGCCTTCGACACCGCGCCGAGGATGAGCAGGTCAAGCCGGCCGTCATCGGGCCGGGCGGCCGGGCAGACGCGCATGCCCGCCCCGTAGGACCGGGTGTTGGCGACCGCGACGAGCATCGCCTCCCGCTCGATCACCTCGCCGTCGTCGATGGTGATCCGGAACGGGATCGGGGTGAACGCGCGCAGCTCCTGCACCATGGCGACCAGGTACCGCGCCATGCCCTGCGGCCGGGTCATCCGGTTGGCCCGTTCGTTGACCCGGGAGTCGAACCCGCAGGCCACCACGCTGGCGAACCACTCCTCGCCGCCGGCCGTGCGGATCCGGCCCGCGTCGAACGCGCGGACCTCACCCCCGGTCACGACGTCGGCGGCGGCCAGCGGGGACCGGCGCGGGATGCCGAGCGCGTCGGCGATGTCGTTGCCGGTGCCCACGGGGATGATGCCGAGCGGCACACCGGTGCCGGCGACCGCCTGCACCGCGAGATGGACCATGCCGTCCCCGCCGAAGGCGACCAGCGCCCCGGGGCGCCGGGCGACGGCCTCGCGGGCGCGGGCCAGGGCGTCCGCGGCGGACTCTCCCGTGATCACGGATACCGGCCGACCGGTCTGCCGCAGGCGGTCGAGGACCGGGGAGAGGAGCCGTACGGCACGGCCGGCGCGGGCGGCGGGGTTGACCAGGAGGACGAGTTCATCGGGCACACCCGGAACCTAGCCGGGGTATGCCCCGCTCGGCTAGGGCTGCGCCTGCTCCCGGGTCTGGACCGGACCGTCGAGCTCCTCCTCCAGCGCGCGGGCGCGTTCGGCCTCCTCCCGGTCCCGCTTCTTGTCGCGGAAGTACATGATCACCTCGGCGAGGTAGAACAGCCCGACCATCGGCAACGCCAGGGCGAGCATGGTGAACGGGTCCTGGCTGGGGGTGGCCACGGCGGCGAACACGAACAGGAGGAAGATCACCATCCGCTGGTGCTTGGCCACGGTCCGGAACCGCAGCACGCCGATGATGTTGAGGAACACCATCAGCAGCGGCATCAGGAACGAGATCCCGAAGACCAGCAGCATCAGCAGGACGAACCCGAGATACGCGTTGACGTCGATCAGCGGGATCGCGTTCTCCGGGACCAGCGACAGCAGCAGCGACAGGCCGCGGTCCATGGTGAAGTACGCCAGCGTGGCGCCCGCGCCGAACAGCGGGATGGCCAGGCCGAGGAAGGTGAGCGTGTAGCGCCGCTCGTTCTCGTAGAGGCCGGGGGTGACGAACGCCCAGATCTGGTAGAGCCAGACGGGCGAGCTCACCACCAGCCCGAAGATCGCCGCGACCTTGAGGTTGACGATGAACCCGTCGAGGATCCCGTGGACGACCAGGCTGCAGGCGTTCCCATCGGTGATCTTGTACGCCTGGGGAAGCCGGCAGTACGGGCCGGTGATGAAGGACCAGACCGGGTCGAAGAAGACGAAGCCCACCGCCGTGGCGACGACCATCGCCGCGATGCTCTTGATGAGGCGGCTGCGCAGCTCACGGATGTGCTCCATGAGCGTCATCCGGCCGTCGTCGGGCTGGGTCCTCGACCGTTTCAGCAGCGCCATTCGGAGATCCTGATCGGGGAAGGGGGCGGCAGGCCCCGGACGGGTCAGCTAGGCCGCTGGTCCTTGTTCGCCTCGGTCGTGCCCGACGCCTCGACCGCGGCCCGGAGGCGCCGGTTCTCCTCCTCGAGCGCGCGCAGCCGCTCCTCGACCGAGGGGGTGGCGCCCGGAGGGAGGGCCTGTGCCTGCTGCTGAGCCTTCGCCGCCGGCTGCTCCTCTTCCTCGTTCAGCTTGGACGTCTCCTTCTTGAACAGGCGGAGGGACTGGCCCAGTGCCCTGGCGGTCTCCGGCAGCTTCTTGGAGCCGAAGAGCAGCACCAGGACGAGGAGGATCAGGAGCAGTTCCGGCACACCGATCTGTGACATGACGATTCCTTAACGACGGGTGAGGTACCTCATCACCGATCGTACGCGTTAACGGCCGTGGTATTCACCCGCGCCCCACCCGGTCCGGATGGGCGCCGCCGGCCCGGCCGGCCGACCCGCCCTCCAGCCGGAGTCTCGCCCGGTGAAGCTCCCGGCCGAGATCCCGCGCGGCCGCCGCCACCCGCAGGGTGAGCACCGCGAGCACGGCGAGCCCGGCGGTGCCGATGCCGGCGGCCACGAAGATCCATGTCATGCCGCAATGCTAACCGGCCTTGCGGCGCCCCGGCGCGGGCGCACGGATACGGGGAGGACGAGGCTCGAGCGCACGCCGGAGTGGCCTCCCCGGCGCGGGCGCGCACGGACACGGGCGTTCCCGGGCCTTCTCCCGCTCCCGGCGCAGCCTCCCCGGCGCGGGCGCACGGATCACGGGGGATCGGCTTCGGGGCGGCCCACGGGCTCCGGGAGGGCCCATGGCGGTCCCCGCGCGCCCCGGCGGTGACCGGGCACGCCGGCCGGCGCCGCCGGGTCACGGTGGCCGGGGAGCGCCGGCGCGGCACGCGCGGTGGTGCGGTGCCACGCCCGGCGCGAGACGAGGGCCCCAGGCCGGACGGCGGCCGCCCGGACCGGAATCGGCCGGACGGCCCCGATGTCAGCCGCCGGCCGCGGGCTCGTAGTTGGCGAGCGCGGCCTTGGCCGCGGCGGCCACCTTGTCGGCGAGCGCGGCCGGGGAGAGCACCCGGCCGCGCTCCCCCAGCCGGAGCGCGAGCTGCACCACCCAGTCCTCGTCCCGGGCGCGCAGGGCGACCCGCAGCCGGCCGTCGCCGAGCTCGGTGACCTCCTCGCACGGGTAGTACTCGGCGGCCCAGCGCGCGTCCGGGCTGAGCTCGAGCTCGACCAGCGGGTGGTGCTCCGACGGCTGGAACACGCCCGCGGTGACGTCCATCGGCCGGGCCTCGGCCGGCGGTTCGGCCGGCACGTCGAGCACCTCCACCTCGACGATCCGGTCGATGCGGAACATCCGCATCGCCTCGGCCCGGTAGCACCAGCCCTCCAGGTAGTGCCGCCCGTCGACGACCACGACCCGGATCGGGTCGACCTCGCGCGGGGTGATCTCGTCCCGGCCCGGGACGTAGTAGCGCAGCCGGAGCCGCCGCTTGGCGCGCACCGCCTCGGTGATGGTCCGGTGGGCGCCGGGCGCGGGCCCCATGTCGATCTGCACCTGGCTGCTCACCGCGGCCGCGCCCTCGGCCGCGGCCCGCTCGAGCTTGGCGGTCACCCGGGCGAGCACGTCGCGGCCCTGGAACTCGGGGAGCTCGCCGAGCATCCGCAGCGCGACCAGCAGGGCGCTCGCCTCGTCCACGCCGAGCCGCAGCGGCCGGGCGATGGTGTCGGCGTTGTCGATGAGGATCTCCCCGCCGTCCCAGGAGACGTCGATGAGGTCGCCCGGGGTGTGCCCGGGGAGGCCGCACATCCAGACGAGCTGCAGGTCGTCGATGAGCTGCTTCTCGGTCAGGCCGAACAGCCGCGCGACCTCGGAGACCTGCGCCCCGGGGTGGGACATCAGGTACGGCACGAGCGCGAGGAGCCGCGGTAACCGGTCGGAACTCACCCGTCCTCCCCCACTGCGGACGAACCCGGTGTCGCTCATCGCAGCGCGCCCTTCAGCCGGCGGATGACCGCCTCGCGCGCGTCCGGTGGGTCGACGATCCGCGCGTTGGCCCCGAGGCCGGCGATCCACCCGGCGAACCACTCCGGGTCGGTGAACGTGACCTCGGCCTCATCCCACCCGTCCGGTCC of Thermobispora bispora DSM 43833 contains these proteins:
- a CDS encoding 5'-3' exonuclease, translated to MLLDTPSLYFRAFHGVPESVTAPDGTPVNAVRGLIDMITTLVRRRSPAGIAACMDADWRPAFRVAVLPAYKAHRVAADGVTEQVPEALTAQLPVIEQVLDAVGIARIGVPGYEADDVIGTLAARATGAVEIVTGDRDLFQLVDDAKPCRVLYTARGVRALQVVDEAFITARYGIPGRSYADFALLRGDPSDGLPGVPGIGERTAAALISTFGTLSALRAALDEGEPGAIPAAARAKLLAAREYLDAAEVVVRVAADAPVPDTDLTLPRAPRDPELLVTLSERYGLDGPLGRLLDALGAG
- a CDS encoding DEAD/DEAH box helicase: MSTPAERYAAFRQQQAELGPALMSFRGLYDFEFDEFQLDACRALEAGDGVLVAAPTGSGKTVVGEFAVHLALRQGRKCFYTTPIKALSNQKYNDLVRRYGAAKVGLLTGDNSINGEAPVVVMTTEVLRNMLYAGSSTLSGLAYVVMDEVHYLADRFRGAVWEEVIIHLPESVRLVALSATVSNAEEFGEWLGEVRGDTTVIVDEHRPVPLWQHMLVGNRLYDLFVTGRDGVQRVNPALLRISRDEARRAQLRGKRGYARPGRLRPPSRPEVIERLDAAGLLPAITFIFSRAGCDAAVMQCRYAGIRLTTDEEREEIRRIADERTAFLPEEDLAVLGYLEWRECLERGIAAHHAGMLPTFKEIVEELFTKGLVKAVFATETLALGINMPARSVVIEKLDKWNGETHADLTPGEYTQLIGRAGRRGIDVEGHAVVIWQPGMDPIGVARLAGTRTYPLRSSFQPSYNMAVNLVGQVGRERARLLLEDSFAQFQADRAVVGLARQLRKAEEALEGYRQAMTCHLGDFQEYAEFRRRLSEREAELARQRGMARRAQTLRSLEALRPGDVIRVPGGRRAGVAVVLDPGFNGRGGGPNPLVLTINKQVKRLTPTDFAVPVEPVERVRIPKNFNARSAKDRADLVSSLRAKIGGRDLGKPPRVRDHAAEDEEITRLRRELRRHPCHGCSEREDHARWAERYYKLLRETEALRRRIEGRSHVIARTFDRVCGVLERLGYLEGETVTSEGWRLAKLYTELDLLTAECLRAGIWERLDPAELAACVSSLVYESRQPDDGRRPRLPAGPVRDALAEMTRLWGELEEIEQEHGLSFTREPDLGFVWAAYRWAKGCGLEDVLTETDLAAGDFVRWVKQILDLLDQLKEVAPEGGTVRQNAIKAMDAMRRGVVAYASVG
- a CDS encoding YegS/Rv2252/BmrU family lipid kinase, with protein sequence MPDELVLLVNPAARAGRAVRLLSPVLDRLRQTGRPVSVITGESAADALARAREAVARRPGALVAFGGDGMVHLAVQAVAGTGVPLGIIPVGTGNDIADALGIPRRSPLAAADVVTGGEVRAFDAGRIRTAGGEEWFASVVACGFDSRVNERANRMTRPQGMARYLVAMVQELRAFTPIPFRITIDDGEVIEREAMLVAVANTRSYGAGMRVCPAARPDDGRLDLLILGAVSKAEFLRAFPRVYRGSHVDHPAVTIRRAARVTVEAPDVVAYADGERMGPLPAVCAVEPAAIRVIVPKESTL
- the tatC gene encoding twin-arginine translocase subunit TatC, yielding MALLKRSRTQPDDGRMTLMEHIRELRSRLIKSIAAMVVATAVGFVFFDPVWSFITGPYCRLPQAYKITDGNACSLVVHGILDGFIVNLKVAAIFGLVVSSPVWLYQIWAFVTPGLYENERRYTLTFLGLAIPLFGAGATLAYFTMDRGLSLLLSLVPENAIPLIDVNAYLGFVLLMLLVFGISFLMPLLMVFLNIIGVLRFRTVAKHQRMVIFLLFVFAAVATPSQDPFTMLALALPMVGLFYLAEVIMYFRDKKRDREEAERARALEEELDGPVQTREQAQP
- the tatA gene encoding twin-arginine translocase TatA/TatE family subunit; amino-acid sequence: MSQIGVPELLLILLVLVLLFGSKKLPETARALGQSLRLFKKETSKLNEEEEQPAAKAQQQAQALPPGATPSVEERLRALEEENRRLRAAVEASGTTEANKDQRPS
- a CDS encoding helix-turn-helix transcriptional regulator gives rise to the protein MSSDRLPRLLALVPYLMSHPGAQVSEVARLFGLTEKQLIDDLQLVWMCGLPGHTPGDLIDVSWDGGEILIDNADTIARPLRLGVDEASALLVALRMLGELPEFQGRDVLARVTAKLERAAAEGAAAVSSQVQIDMGPAPGAHRTITEAVRAKRRLRLRYYVPGRDEITPREVDPIRVVVVDGRHYLEGWCYRAEAMRMFRIDRIVEVEVLDVPAEPPAEARPMDVTAGVFQPSEHHPLVELELSPDARWAAEYYPCEEVTELGDGRLRVALRARDEDWVVQLALRLGERGRVLSPAALADKVAAAAKAALANYEPAAGG